The following nucleotide sequence is from Azoarcus sp. CIB.
CCGCGCGCCCGGTCTTCGTCGAGGCCGAAAGCCGCAAGATCGGCCGCATCCACCTGCCCGAGGGCCTGATCGCGCACATGCGGGCGAGCCCCTGCGTGGCGATCGAAGCGACCCGCGACGCGCGCATCGAATTCCTGGTGCGCGACTACGACTATCTCGGCGACGACGTGCCCGACCTGCAGAGCCGTATCGATTTCCTGCGCGGCCTGCAGAGCAACGAGATCATAGACCGGTGGAAGACGCTCGCCGGGCAGCACGACCTGCCCACGCTGTACGGGGAGTTCATCGACCTGCATTACGACCCGCTCTACCGGCGCTCGCAGAACCACAATTTCGCGCGCTTCCCGGATGCCCCGAGCTTCGCCTGTGATGACCTCACACCGCCCGGCATCCGCGAGCTGGCGCAGCGGATCCTCGCGGCGCAGGCGTAAGCGACCTCACACGCTGGCCACCGTAAGCCCGAACTTGTCGATGCGGTAGCGCAGCGTATCGCGGCTGATGCCGAGTACGCGGGCCGCACGCGACACGTTCCAGCCGGTCTGGCGCAACGCGTCGAGCAGGGCGCGGCGCTCCATGTCCTCGAGCGTCTGCGGCGCGGCAGGCGCGACCGGCGCTGCGGGCGCAGGCTCCGGCACGCCATGCGGCATGGGCGGCACCGTGACCCCGGTCGACAGCGACAGCTGCGGCGCATCGATCGTCGGCCCGGTGGCCAGCAGCACGGCTTGTTCGAGCACGTTGCGCAGCTCGCGCACATTGCCCGGCCAGCAGTGCGCGAGCAGCAGTGCGTCGGCCTCCCGCGTCAGCGCGGGCGGGTTCTTGCCGTAGCGCGCGGCGTGAAGCCCGATGAAATGACGTGCCAGCGACAGGATGTCCGCTCCCCGCTCGCGCAGCGGCGGCAGGCTCAGCTGGAACACGCACAGGCGGAAGTAGAGGTCAGCGCGGAAACTGCCTTCGCGCACCAGGGCCTCCATCGGCCGATGCGTGGCGGCGACGATGCGCACATTCACATGCTGGTCGCGCAGGCTGCCGATGCGCCGCACGATCTTTTCTTCCAGCAGTTTCAGCAGCTTGGCCTGCAACGACAGATCCATGTCGCCGATCTCGTCGAGGAACAGGGTTCCGCCCTCCGCCGTCTCGACGAGGCCCAGCTTGCGCTCGCGCGCATCCGTAAATGCGCCGCGTTCGTAGCCGAACAGTTCGGACTCGAGCAATTGCGCGGGAATCGACGCGCAATTGAGTTCGACGAAAGGCTTGTCGCGCCGCGGCCCGTTGAAGTGCAGCGCCCGCGCGACCAGCTCCTTGCCCGTCCCCGTTTCGCCGAGCACCAGCACCGCCGGCGCATCGGTGTCCTGCAACTGCGATTCCGCGTCGAGCAGCTGGCGCAGCGTGTTCTTCAGCGCGACCATGGGCGGCGAGTCGCCGAACAGGCTGGCCAGGTCGGTGGAGTCGGCCTCGCGGCGATGGTAATAATCCAGCGCACTGTCACGCTGTTTCTCGTCGAAAGCCTTGTCGATCAACAGTTTGAGCTTGCCAAGCGCAACCGGCTTGGTGAGGAAGTCGCGCGCCCCGGACTTCATCGCCTCGACCGCGAGTTCGACCGTGCCGTGACCGGTGATCATGATGACCGGGATGCCGGAATCGAAGGCGCGCACGCGCGTCAGCGCCTCCAGGCCGTTGAGGCCCGGAAGGTTGAAGTCGAGGATCACCGCGTCGGGCTTGAACA
It contains:
- a CDS encoding sigma-54 dependent transcriptional regulator, with translation MGRAILVIEDEAVLGKNIRIYLERSGYDVRVAGSAEDGLALLDVFKPDAVILDFNLPGLNGLEALTRVRAFDSGIPVIMITGHGTVELAVEAMKSGARDFLTKPVALGKLKLLIDKAFDEKQRDSALDYYHRREADSTDLASLFGDSPPMVALKNTLRQLLDAESQLQDTDAPAVLVLGETGTGKELVARALHFNGPRRDKPFVELNCASIPAQLLESELFGYERGAFTDARERKLGLVETAEGGTLFLDEIGDMDLSLQAKLLKLLEEKIVRRIGSLRDQHVNVRIVAATHRPMEALVREGSFRADLYFRLCVFQLSLPPLRERGADILSLARHFIGLHAARYGKNPPALTREADALLLAHCWPGNVRELRNVLEQAVLLATGPTIDAPQLSLSTGVTVPPMPHGVPEPAPAAPVAPAAPQTLEDMERRALLDALRQTGWNVSRAARVLGISRDTLRYRIDKFGLTVASV